The genomic window GCAGTGAGtggggagggaaggaagactatGTGAAGTGTGAATACAAGGAAGCAGTAAATCTTTATAGGGAAAATAAAGATATGCTGCATGAAGTGCACAAATTACTACAGAGTGGTATTAGCAGTAATAAATTTGGTCTATTAAGTAAAAGGAAATGGTGCGATGAAAACACAAGAAAATACCAAACTAACTTAATAGAACAGAGTCCAAATGCCCGGAGTGATAAAGGACAAAAGAGCACAATGATCAGTCACAATAGTGGGGGGACAGGGATGGAGGACATCATTAAGAGAATTAGGGAGAAgatggaagaggaggaagaagaattgaAGGATATAATGGAAGTTGTTCAACAAGTAGTGAATGAGCAACaacaagaacaacaacaatcaCAAGCAGTTCAACCTCAACCACCACCTCCCCCAGCGTCAGTAACTCCGCAGAAAGTAACTAAGAAAGATGAAGATGCAGATGGAGAAGGTAACTGTAAGAAAAGTGCGCAGGAAGCTAATGCTCAGGGTAGCTCTTCCGGCGGCGTTCAGATAAGTGCAGGATGCACGTCGGCAGAATCCTtaggagcaaaaaaaggtgttACCGATAGGGATGATGGCAGTCTTCCTCCAGGTGTTCCTCCTTCAATATTGAGTCAACCTGGAGTAACACTTGAAGATCCTGCAGCAGCCCCAGCTCAGGCAGGTAATGGAACACTGACAATGgaaataaggggaaaatgtaaaaattaaaggcgGGCGgaacggaaaaggaaggaaagtgaacACTTCcgtccaccctaacaccctccatctctttcttttttcttaccttccaccTTCCGGAGGAAGTATGCACCTGAAGGGTgcatattaaaataaaataaagaaaaaaaaaaaatacagtagaaagaagggagaggaaggaagataaaGTCGACCacccttttttcccaacCTTTATTTCTGGTGCAGGTTCCGAAGCTCAAACCCCAAGCACAGGAACAGACACACAAACACCGATATCTTCCAGTGCAAGCTCCAGTTCATCAAGCTTAAGTTCAGGAAGTTCTTCCAGTAATTCAGGTGGCGAGACAGTTAAAACTGTTGACCAAAGTAATGATCCAGGTCTCTCCGGTTCAAATGGGTCCGATGTGGATGTGTCCAGCACAAAGGTGGATACACTACCTTCTGAGCCGGGAGGACAAAGTCCTGATCCAACACCAAGAACATCACTACAAGAGGCAGGTAGACACGGTAGTCAAAATGTTCCCAAAGCACCTGTTCCTATTCCTGAGGTAGTTCATAACAAGATGGTCGACCCTTACGTACTCCTTActccataccttcctaccattcctttcttcattggtatttctgctatgagttatctcctttggaaggtaaaaataaaaagaataagaagaataaaaggaataaaagaaataaaaaagaaaaaattaatattagaagaaaataagaaggaaaaaaaaaaaaaaaaaaaatgaaagaaaaaaagaaaggaaggaaaaagtgaataagTATATTTAAGGTTTCACATTTAaggtgtaggatttcgcatttagggtgtgtgtagtatttcacactttagggtgtatgtaggatttctcaatttaagggtgtgtgtagtatttcgcatttaggggtgtgtgtacaggatttcgcatttaacgAGTGGGTGGAATTTCCCACTTAGgatgtatgtgtaggatttcacattttaggttGTGTGCAGGATTTCACAAGTTAGGGGCGTGTGTAtgggatttcgcatttaggatGTGTTGAATTCCGTACGTAGGGGTGTAGGATTCCGCAATTTagggggtgtatgtgtaggatttcgcattttagggcgtggatgtgtaggatttcgtattttacgGTTTGAGGTAGTAATTATTGTTGCgtgtgaacaaacatttcgcatccctatgaaagaaacatttttttcctttttttttttttttttttttttgttcagtataTTGCCCTCGGTAAGCGAAAATCACGTCACAAAAGAGCTCATCAAGGACCTCTTCCATCcttggaagaacaactctttgatcatgtggacgacaaggcagatggtccacatgcatataccttagtaaaggaacgcagacAACAAAGATCCGCTCCAACAAGAACgaagaggacaaaaaaaCAGGGTGTTGGTCACCGTGTGTGTCATcgtaccattattgatatccatttagaagtcttagacgaatgtcaaaaaggggacaccAAACTGGTtcaggaagacttttttgaaatattggttcaagaatttatgggaagtgattttataaaagaaaaaaagattcaAAGTTcaaattccgggtttagggaggaagacctATGTTCCTAaagaacaggttccaagttcagattccgggtttagggaggaagaccttcttcctaaggaaggtgttcatGAGGTAGATATTCGTAAGGAACAGGTTGCATGTTCAAATTCCGGGCTTCTTATTGATGTTCGTGAGGAACATGTtgcaagttcagattccgggttttagggtgtagtataaatatttttcttttccttttttttttgtgtattgcATGAaggtgtttacatgttcatgtgtaagcCATAtgaattcaaaaaatttttgttcccgcctttattttgacttgttttgtaaaatttcttctttattgtagatttaaaaaaatgcttatacattctgttataaaattttttaacttcaaaaattttttttttgttttttaaaatacatgaatattttttcaaaaaagtcaacaccttccttttttttttccgcatccgcgttgggagtattctttccttatgtgaTTATTTAATCTTacaaatatagaaaaaaaaggaaagaaatatgaaggagtgaaggaagaaaagaaaaaaggaaggaatgaaaaggaatgggggaaaaaagaagaaagtgtctcctttttttttcctacactgcATATAAGCTTCATGATGGTTATTTATTCGTCCCCCTCTTGAGGAAGGGGGCACACATTCAATATTCCAAAGTGTTGCATTCCAAATGTGTGTTCTACATCCGACCGTAACCTACATTCGTTCTTTGGTGATGACCTGATgtagtattattatttgaatttgttcctgttcctgctcctgttcttgttctggttcctcttttgggtgatttatcatatatggtagaagtATCTTCTGTAGAATCTGCTATGGTTGAATCTGTTGTGGAAGCATTgtccgttaatgtgtcgaattcATTCCTGATGGTGGatcttctgtttcttcttctgtttcttccgctccttccatttccagaagagtggttaccaagccaagaagaccatggtttatactgaacggaaggaaggttgttagggtggtggtaggtgggttgttaggtggtggtatggtagaaggaatgttgttagggtggtggtaggtgggttgataggttggtggtaggtgggttgataggttggtggtaggtgggttgataggttggtggtaggtgggttgataggttggtggtaggtggaagggagtggtgttaggtgtgttagaatattaataatattgttaaatatttcaattttttttattttaaaaaattttaaattttgaaaattttggatgcttactttgtataataagaGAGGGGTATCTATTGTTGCTAAAGTGCCAATTATAGAAGAGATGGAAGAAGTGGTGGTGGCTTGACTTACAGCTTGTTCTGCTGCCAGGGATGCTGCTTCTCTTAGTTGCTGTATGTGACGGGAATGTGtttcttttgcttctttctcAATTTGTAGTTTAGTGTCTGATTTACATTGTAATTTTATCAGTTTCACCAGAAtgtcttttttattcttttctgtCCAAGAATTTGTACAGTAGTCATTAGTAGGATTGGTTGTACAGTGTGCACTTACAGCATAATAAGCTGAAAGAGCATTTTCTATGTGATGATTATATGTCTTGTTACATTgggaattattattttctaatattttttgtatagcATTGTGGTCATGCAAGAAGTCAAATAGTGTTTTTctttgaaggaaaagttcCCGGGGAACATCATCGTATTTAGTTCTACATAGATTCGTATGAGAAGATGTATGCAGCgtttggtaaattttgttcaaaagGCTTGAAAATGTATGATTCCCTAAGTTATTCCAGTACTTATCTCCCAACCAAtggtaaaagaaataacaggGTTCATTATTATCATTGGGCTTCCATGTCCactccttcttcatcttgCATGCGGAACAATAAGCATGGGCGATATGTTGCGCCTTATCAGAAAGTCCGGAGTAATCTgttaattttccctttaattGACGCTCCCATTCTTCGAACTCATTACCAAGGGACTTACACGCGGTCTTCTCAGCCGAATTGAATTTCTCATAGTATTCCTCATGTGAAGGTAATTGCTTCGGATCCAATTCCTACaaatgtaattaatataatatatatatgtgcatttttacatttccatTACAGGACACACGAAGTGTATTATATGTGCtgcacatatttatgtatatc from Plasmodium coatneyi strain Hackeri chromosome 12, complete sequence includes these protein-coding regions:
- a CDS encoding SICA antigen, which codes for MKEKKKGRKKRKSRHKRAHQGPLPSLEEQLFDHVDDKADGPHAYTLVKERRQQRSAPTRTKRTKKQGVGHRVCHRTIIDIHLEVLDECQKGDTKLVQEDFFEILVQEFMGSDFIKEKKIQSSNSGFREEDLCS